A single window of Micrococcaceae bacterium Sec5.1 DNA harbors:
- the uvrB gene encoding excinuclease ABC subunit UvrB, whose translation MSLAQEINRVVAPFEVVSDYKPAGDQPAAIAELTERINNGEKDVVLLGATGTGKSATTAWLIEQVQRPTLVMVQNKTLAAQLANEFRELLPNNAVEYFVSYYDYYQPEAYVPQTDTFIEKDSSVNEEVERLRHSATNALLTRRDVIVVATVSCIYGLGTPEEYIAGMVTLTKGAEMNRDHLLRKFVSMQYARNDMDFHRGTFRVRGDTVEIIPMYEELALRIEFFGDEIENIYTLHPVTGEVIREETEMYVFPASHYVAGPERMGRAISAIEDELAERLKVLESQNKLVEAQRLRMRTTYDLEMMQQMGFCNGIENYSRHIDGRAGGTAPHCLLDYFPDDFLLVIDESHVTVPQIGAMYEGDMSRKRTLVDHGFRLPSAMDNRPLKWDEFLERIGQTVYLSATPGKYELGKADGTVQQIIRPTGLIDPEVIVKPTKGQIDDLLGEIRQRTERDERVLVTTLTKRMAEDLTDYLLGHGVKVQYLHSDVDTLRRVELLRELRMGVFDVLVGINLLREGLDLPEVSLVSILDADKEGFLRSSTSLIQTIGRAARNVSGQVHMYADRITDSMAHAIEETNRRRAIQVKYNTDNGVDPQPLRKKIADITDQLAREDADTQELLNNNRLAKGAKRTSGSKGAATVRKDGLAAAPAEDLVGLIEQLTEQMHGAAAELQFEVAARIRDEVGELKRELRQMQSAGHA comes from the coding sequence ATGAGTCTTGCCCAGGAGATCAACCGTGTCGTCGCGCCCTTCGAAGTCGTCAGCGATTACAAACCCGCCGGCGACCAGCCGGCGGCAATTGCGGAACTGACAGAACGCATCAACAACGGCGAGAAGGATGTTGTCCTTCTCGGCGCTACCGGTACGGGCAAGAGCGCCACCACAGCCTGGCTTATTGAGCAGGTGCAGCGTCCCACGCTGGTCATGGTTCAAAACAAGACCCTGGCAGCCCAGCTGGCCAACGAGTTCAGGGAACTCCTGCCCAACAATGCGGTGGAGTACTTCGTCTCGTACTACGACTACTACCAGCCCGAAGCGTACGTACCCCAGACGGATACGTTCATCGAAAAGGACTCCTCGGTCAATGAGGAAGTCGAGCGCCTTCGGCACTCGGCAACCAACGCGCTGCTGACCCGGCGCGACGTCATCGTAGTAGCCACAGTCTCCTGTATCTACGGCCTGGGAACACCCGAAGAGTACATCGCGGGCATGGTGACGCTCACCAAGGGCGCCGAAATGAACCGGGATCATCTCCTTCGCAAGTTCGTTTCCATGCAGTACGCGCGCAATGACATGGACTTCCACAGGGGCACCTTCCGCGTCCGTGGGGACACCGTAGAGATCATTCCCATGTACGAGGAACTCGCACTCAGAATCGAATTTTTCGGCGACGAAATCGAGAACATCTACACGCTGCATCCGGTAACGGGCGAGGTCATCCGCGAGGAAACCGAAATGTACGTCTTCCCGGCCTCCCACTACGTTGCCGGCCCGGAGCGGATGGGCCGCGCAATCTCGGCCATCGAGGACGAACTCGCAGAGCGCCTGAAGGTGCTGGAGAGCCAGAACAAGCTGGTGGAAGCCCAGCGGCTGCGGATGCGGACCACCTACGATCTGGAAATGATGCAGCAGATGGGTTTCTGCAACGGCATCGAGAATTACTCGCGGCACATCGACGGCCGTGCAGGCGGTACGGCACCGCACTGCCTCCTGGACTACTTCCCAGACGACTTCCTTCTGGTCATCGACGAATCCCACGTCACTGTCCCGCAAATCGGCGCTATGTACGAAGGGGACATGTCCCGCAAGCGCACGCTGGTGGACCATGGGTTCCGGCTGCCCTCGGCCATGGATAACAGGCCTTTGAAGTGGGACGAGTTCCTTGAACGCATCGGCCAGACCGTGTACTTGTCGGCCACGCCCGGCAAGTACGAGCTCGGGAAGGCAGACGGCACTGTCCAGCAGATCATCCGGCCCACTGGACTCATCGATCCCGAGGTGATCGTGAAGCCCACCAAGGGACAGATCGATGATCTCCTGGGCGAAATCCGCCAGCGCACTGAACGCGATGAACGCGTCCTGGTCACCACTTTGACCAAACGGATGGCCGAAGATCTCACGGACTACCTCCTGGGCCACGGCGTCAAAGTCCAGTACCTCCACTCCGACGTCGACACTCTTCGCCGGGTTGAGCTGCTGCGCGAGCTCCGGATGGGTGTCTTTGACGTCCTGGTCGGCATCAACCTCCTGCGCGAAGGCCTGGACCTGCCAGAAGTCTCGCTGGTCAGCATCCTGGATGCGGACAAAGAAGGCTTCCTGCGTTCATCCACGTCCCTTATCCAGACGATTGGCCGTGCCGCTCGAAACGTGTCCGGCCAGGTCCACATGTATGCGGACAGGATCACGGACTCCATGGCGCACGCCATCGAGGAAACCAACCGTCGCCGCGCCATCCAGGTCAAGTACAACACCGACAATGGCGTTGATCCCCAGCCGCTTCGGAAGAAAATCGCTGATATCACGGACCAGCTGGCCCGCGAAGATGCTGATACCCAGGAGCTCCTGAACAACAACAGGCTGGCCAAGGGAGCCAAACGTACCTCGGGCAGCAAGGGTGCAGCCACCGTCCGGAAGGACGGACTGGCCGCGGCTCCCGCAGAAGATCTGGTTGGCCTGATCGAACAACTCACGGAACAGATGCACGGGGCCGCTGCCGAGCTGCAGTTCGAGGTCGCCGCCCGAATCCGCGACGAAGTGGGGGAGTTGAAGCGCGAATTGCGTCAAATGCAGTCCGCAGGGCACGCCTAA
- a CDS encoding TerC family protein: MELPIWFEVGSFVALGIILLIDLLLVVKRPHEPSMKEAGLWVAFYVALALVFAGAMFYFTGPEYGSQFVAGWVTEYSLSIDNLFVFIIIMARFSVPRKYQQEVLMVGIIIALVLRGIFIALGAVVIEQFSWIFYIFGAFLLWTAWKQATDSGEDEEEGAENPLVARLRKVLPMSEKFDGGKLRTTVNGKKVFTPMVIVFVTIGMTDLLFAVDSIPAIFGLTQSAFIVFTANIFALMGLRQLYFLLGGLMSRLIYLKHALSVILAFIGVKLVLHAMHVNELPFINNGHHIEWAPEIPTFVSLAVIIGTIVVAVVASLLSPAARQSKLDARLEEDSKKSLSEAE, encoded by the coding sequence ATGGAGCTTCCAATCTGGTTTGAGGTCGGCTCATTCGTCGCCCTCGGCATCATCCTGCTCATCGACCTCCTCCTGGTGGTCAAGCGTCCCCACGAACCATCAATGAAGGAAGCCGGCCTCTGGGTCGCCTTCTACGTTGCCTTGGCCCTGGTCTTTGCCGGTGCCATGTTCTACTTCACTGGCCCCGAATATGGCAGCCAGTTCGTCGCCGGCTGGGTTACTGAATACAGCCTGAGTATCGACAACCTGTTCGTCTTCATCATCATCATGGCCCGCTTCTCCGTGCCGCGGAAATACCAGCAGGAAGTGCTGATGGTGGGCATCATCATCGCACTGGTCCTCCGCGGTATTTTCATTGCCCTGGGCGCGGTGGTCATCGAGCAGTTCAGCTGGATCTTCTACATCTTCGGCGCGTTCCTGCTGTGGACTGCCTGGAAGCAGGCCACGGATTCCGGTGAAGACGAAGAAGAAGGTGCCGAAAACCCCTTGGTTGCGCGCCTGCGCAAGGTCCTTCCGATGTCTGAAAAGTTCGACGGCGGCAAGCTGCGGACCACCGTAAACGGCAAGAAGGTCTTCACCCCGATGGTGATCGTCTTCGTGACCATCGGCATGACCGACCTCCTGTTCGCGGTGGACTCCATTCCCGCGATCTTCGGCCTGACCCAGAGTGCCTTCATCGTCTTCACAGCCAACATCTTCGCGCTCATGGGCCTGCGCCAGCTGTACTTCCTGCTGGGTGGACTGATGAGCCGCCTGATCTACTTGAAGCACGCCCTGTCAGTCATTCTTGCCTTCATTGGCGTCAAACTCGTCCTGCACGCAATGCACGTCAACGAGCTTCCGTTCATCAACAACGGCCACCACATCGAGTGGGCTCCCGAGATTCCTACCTTCGTTTCTTTGGCGGTCATTATCGGCACGATCGTCGTAGCAGTCGTCGCCAGCTTGCTCAGCCCGGCGGCGCGCCAGTCGAAGCTGGACGCACGGTTGGAAGAGGACTCGAAGAAGAGCTTGAGCGAAGCCGAGTAA
- a CDS encoding MFS transporter, which produces MTTTSTTALDPQRVQRRTVFLLSSAQLLSGVGNGATLSIGSLLAVDLSGSEAWAGSITTVLTLAAALTALPLARLAEARGRRVGLVSGLVAATIGALLVMVSVVAESFPLLLLAAGFLGLGTAANLQARFAAVDLAHAEHRGRSLSTVVWAITIGAVAGPNLIQPGAAVGSALGLPPIAGPFVFSAAGLFLAAVLLFIGLRPDPLLLARRLASESAGSGTLPVRGTIRSGLQAVRSSPRAILALAAVVAAHGVMVAIMSMTPLHLQQLVGGSHAGHHGGTTDSTDALVVIGLTISLHIAGMFALSPLWGWLTDKAGRIQTIAIGHGLLLVAVLIAGIGQQEPVLVTIGLIILGLGWSAATIAGSTLLAESVAQEQKVTVQGVSDTLMGAAGATGGATSGLVLAWLGYEGLNIAAGVLAAVMLTLTAATAARARRAIPA; this is translated from the coding sequence GTGACTACCACTTCTACTACGGCGCTGGACCCCCAACGGGTCCAGCGTCGTACTGTTTTCCTGCTCAGTTCGGCCCAGCTCCTCAGCGGAGTCGGCAACGGCGCCACATTGTCCATTGGTTCGCTCCTAGCCGTGGATCTGTCCGGGTCCGAGGCGTGGGCGGGATCGATCACTACTGTCCTCACCCTCGCGGCAGCCTTGACTGCCCTACCGCTGGCACGGCTTGCGGAAGCGCGCGGACGCCGGGTGGGCCTCGTCTCTGGCCTGGTTGCTGCCACGATCGGGGCTCTTCTGGTGATGGTCTCCGTGGTGGCCGAATCATTCCCGTTGCTCCTGCTCGCTGCCGGTTTTCTCGGACTTGGTACAGCCGCCAACCTTCAGGCGAGGTTCGCCGCCGTCGACCTCGCCCACGCTGAGCACCGCGGCAGGTCACTGTCCACTGTCGTCTGGGCGATCACTATCGGAGCCGTGGCCGGTCCAAACCTCATCCAACCTGGTGCCGCAGTGGGGTCCGCGTTGGGCCTGCCACCCATTGCCGGTCCTTTCGTCTTCTCAGCCGCAGGTCTGTTCCTGGCGGCGGTGTTGCTCTTCATCGGTTTGCGGCCGGACCCGTTGCTGCTGGCGCGGCGGTTGGCCTCGGAGTCCGCAGGCTCGGGGACCCTCCCTGTCAGGGGCACTATCCGCTCCGGCCTTCAAGCTGTTCGTTCCTCGCCCCGGGCCATCCTTGCGCTTGCAGCCGTGGTTGCTGCCCACGGCGTCATGGTGGCGATCATGTCCATGACGCCCTTGCACCTGCAGCAGCTGGTGGGCGGTTCACATGCCGGCCATCACGGCGGAACAACCGACAGCACAGACGCCTTGGTTGTCATTGGGCTGACAATTTCGCTGCATATCGCCGGCATGTTCGCCCTCTCGCCGCTCTGGGGCTGGCTAACGGACAAAGCCGGCCGCATCCAAACGATCGCCATAGGGCACGGACTTCTGCTGGTGGCAGTGCTGATCGCGGGAATCGGTCAGCAAGAGCCCGTATTGGTGACCATAGGCCTGATCATCCTTGGCCTTGGATGGTCCGCCGCGACCATTGCCGGGTCCACGCTCCTTGCTGAAAGTGTTGCCCAAGAGCAGAAGGTAACCGTGCAAGGCGTTTCCGATACGCTCATGGGCGCGGCGGGTGCAACGGGCGGCGCCACATCCGGACTTGTCCTCGCCTGGCTCGGCTACGAAGGGCTGAACATAGCCGCCGGAGTGCTGGCCGCTGTGATGCTGACACTGACAGCCGCCACCGCTGCCCGGGCGCGCCGTGCAATCCCTGCCTAG
- a CDS encoding alpha/beta fold hydrolase: MAETRALTDAHRIRARHEFRGLRTAEHYFTVPLDHGSAKSVTDDQASGETITVFAREYSSTDHSEEEAAKLPWLLFLQGGPGGRGNRVTSLSGWMKAAAKDFRILMLDQRGTGLSTPMERQSLALRGDAAAQADYLTHFRADSIVADAEFIRHILDSGPWSVLGQSFGGFCALTYLSFAPKGLREVLITGGLAPLHGPAERVYRATFRRVAERNAEYFAWYPEDRETVTRIVRHLEQHEEFLASGERLTPERFQMVGSFLGGNTRVDSLHYLLEDAFIETPLGERLSEVFLEQVRSLVSRAGNPLYAVLHESIYGQGEATDWAAWRVLEEFPEFKPGAEAPLLTGEMVYPWYFEQDPALIPLHDVAALLAAKSDWCPLYDHQQLAVNKVPVAAAVYKDDIYVDHDLSMETAAAVRGLQTWVTDDFHHDGIGEDGEGIFGRLFGLVRGSR; encoded by the coding sequence ATGGCTGAGACGCGAGCCTTGACCGACGCTCACCGTATCCGCGCCCGGCATGAATTCCGAGGCCTCCGAACCGCCGAGCACTACTTCACTGTCCCCCTGGACCATGGTTCGGCTAAATCCGTTACGGACGACCAGGCGAGCGGCGAAACGATCACCGTGTTCGCACGGGAGTATTCCTCCACCGATCACTCAGAGGAGGAGGCCGCCAAACTTCCATGGTTGCTGTTCCTCCAAGGTGGACCTGGCGGGCGCGGGAACCGCGTCACTTCCCTTTCAGGGTGGATGAAGGCGGCGGCCAAGGATTTTCGGATCCTGATGCTGGACCAGCGTGGCACGGGCCTCTCCACACCTATGGAGCGACAGTCATTGGCGCTCCGCGGTGACGCTGCAGCCCAGGCTGACTATCTGACGCACTTCCGGGCTGATTCGATCGTGGCCGACGCCGAGTTCATCCGGCATATCTTGGATTCCGGGCCATGGTCAGTGCTGGGACAGAGCTTTGGTGGATTCTGCGCGTTGACCTATTTGTCCTTCGCCCCGAAAGGGCTGCGGGAGGTCCTCATCACGGGAGGACTTGCTCCCCTGCATGGCCCGGCCGAGCGCGTGTACCGTGCCACATTCCGGCGGGTGGCCGAGCGGAACGCGGAGTACTTCGCCTGGTATCCGGAAGACCGCGAAACTGTCACCAGGATCGTCCGCCACCTAGAACAGCATGAGGAATTCCTGGCCAGCGGAGAACGGCTGACGCCCGAGCGGTTCCAGATGGTGGGATCATTCCTCGGCGGCAACACCCGGGTGGACTCCCTGCACTACCTCCTGGAGGACGCTTTCATCGAAACACCTTTGGGTGAACGACTGTCGGAGGTGTTCCTGGAGCAAGTGCGTAGCCTCGTGAGCCGCGCAGGGAACCCCTTGTACGCGGTACTCCATGAATCGATCTACGGGCAGGGCGAAGCCACGGATTGGGCAGCTTGGCGCGTGCTGGAAGAATTCCCCGAGTTCAAGCCGGGAGCGGAGGCCCCGCTGCTCACGGGAGAAATGGTCTACCCCTGGTACTTCGAACAGGATCCGGCGCTGATCCCGCTCCACGACGTAGCCGCCTTGCTGGCTGCCAAGTCGGATTGGTGTCCCCTATATGACCACCAGCAGTTGGCGGTCAACAAGGTTCCAGTGGCAGCGGCCGTCTACAAGGACGACATCTACGTAGACCATGACCTCTCAATGGAAACCGCCGCGGCAGTCCGTGGGCTTCAAACCTGGGTGACGGACGACTTCCACCATGACGGCATCGGGGAAGACGGCGAAGGCATCTTTGGGCGGCTTTTCGGGCTGGTGCGGGGTTCCCGCTGA
- a CDS encoding GNAT family N-acetyltransferase — translation MSVIRPATVEDVPTILRMIHDLAIYEKEPDAVRNTPELLTEALFGENPRVYASMASNAAGTVQGFALWFLNYSTWEGVHGIYLEDLYVVPDARGEGHGKALLQHLAATAVERGYARVEWSVLDWNEPSIKFYKNLGAFPMEEWSTFRLTGEALEAFGAGASTSNKALAHG, via the coding sequence ATGAGTGTAATCCGCCCTGCCACCGTTGAAGACGTTCCCACAATCCTGCGCATGATCCACGATCTTGCGATCTACGAAAAGGAACCCGACGCCGTCAGGAATACCCCGGAGCTGCTGACCGAGGCGTTGTTCGGAGAGAACCCGCGGGTGTACGCGAGCATGGCCAGTAATGCCGCTGGTACAGTGCAGGGCTTTGCCCTGTGGTTCCTGAATTACTCAACGTGGGAAGGTGTTCACGGCATTTACCTGGAAGACCTCTACGTCGTTCCGGACGCGCGTGGAGAGGGCCACGGCAAGGCGCTCCTTCAGCATCTGGCCGCGACCGCCGTCGAACGCGGCTATGCCCGGGTGGAGTGGAGCGTCCTGGACTGGAACGAACCGTCCATCAAGTTCTACAAGAACCTTGGCGCCTTCCCCATGGAGGAGTGGTCCACGTTCAGGCTGACCGGCGAGGCGCTGGAAGCGTTCGGAGCAGGTGCCAGCACAAGCAACAAGGCTCTTGCCCATGGCTGA
- a CDS encoding CoA transferase, protein MESVPGLGSSLRALDVMSTQPTAPWTGPRRWWAVADGVPGLDVEGLALGAVRAAATALNALTGATHRYSVAAGRTAAAFDSLGHLRIAGQKPEGFAPLSGFRRTADGWIRLHANYPHHAARLMEAVSASEASDVDRALLAMTSLEAEGLILGNNGVAAAVRTRDEWASTPMHEVASGGPWISFDDAAPSAKTSRPSSWVPSTDPERPLAGLKVLDLTRVIAGPVATRLLGALGADVLRIDPLHLPELTDAFIDSGFDKRSAEADFRNPDDLAAVMELLEMADVVIMGYRDGGLDRFELTPDALLLRRPDLVVATLSAWGHGGPWQGRRGFDSLVQAACGIADRYGHDHDGGWRPGALPVQALDHATGYGLAAAVFALLTQRLATGRGGTARLSLARTAEELLLLPTGIGTDVELPEPDYHEVDSPYGRLRYVGPPIAVDGVPIAYQEPPVTYGSSARRWR, encoded by the coding sequence GTGGAATCCGTCCCTGGTCTCGGCAGCAGCTTGCGGGCGCTGGACGTCATGAGCACACAGCCTACGGCTCCTTGGACTGGACCGCGACGATGGTGGGCAGTTGCAGATGGCGTTCCGGGACTGGACGTTGAAGGCCTGGCTTTGGGTGCGGTCCGGGCGGCAGCAACGGCACTGAACGCGTTGACGGGAGCGACGCACAGATATTCTGTCGCTGCCGGGCGTACGGCGGCTGCCTTCGATTCCCTGGGGCACCTGCGGATAGCCGGCCAGAAACCTGAGGGGTTCGCTCCCTTGTCCGGTTTCCGAAGGACCGCTGATGGCTGGATCCGCCTCCACGCCAACTATCCGCACCACGCGGCCCGGCTCATGGAAGCAGTCTCGGCCAGCGAAGCTTCGGATGTGGACCGCGCATTACTGGCCATGACCTCTTTGGAAGCCGAAGGCCTTATTCTCGGAAACAACGGCGTAGCTGCCGCCGTCCGTACCAGGGACGAGTGGGCATCCACTCCCATGCATGAAGTGGCCAGTGGCGGGCCTTGGATCAGTTTCGACGACGCGGCACCATCCGCGAAAACAAGCCGCCCGTCGTCGTGGGTTCCTTCCACGGATCCGGAACGCCCTTTGGCAGGTCTGAAAGTCCTGGACCTGACCCGCGTTATTGCCGGCCCCGTGGCAACCCGGCTCCTCGGAGCCTTGGGCGCCGACGTCCTCCGGATCGACCCTCTGCACCTTCCGGAGTTGACAGACGCCTTCATTGACTCCGGCTTTGACAAGCGCAGCGCCGAAGCAGACTTCCGGAATCCGGACGATCTGGCTGCTGTCATGGAACTTCTGGAGATGGCAGACGTAGTGATCATGGGGTATCGCGACGGCGGGCTGGATCGTTTTGAATTGACACCTGACGCGCTGCTGCTGCGCCGCCCGGACCTCGTGGTGGCCACCTTGAGTGCATGGGGCCACGGAGGTCCTTGGCAGGGGCGACGTGGTTTTGACAGTCTGGTCCAGGCAGCGTGCGGCATAGCTGACCGATATGGTCATGACCACGACGGCGGGTGGCGGCCTGGCGCGCTACCGGTGCAGGCGCTGGATCATGCCACGGGCTATGGCCTTGCTGCGGCAGTGTTCGCTTTGCTGACCCAGCGACTGGCTACGGGACGTGGCGGAACGGCCCGGCTTTCGCTGGCCCGGACAGCGGAAGAGCTACTTCTCCTTCCGACGGGCATCGGGACTGACGTCGAGCTACCAGAGCCCGATTACCACGAGGTAGACAGCCCCTACGGCCGTCTCCGGTACGTCGGTCCGCCCATCGCGGTGGACGGTGTTCCCATTGCTTATCAAGAACCGCCTGTCACGTACGGTTCCTCCGCACGGCGTTGGCGGTAG
- a CDS encoding DUF3516 domain-containing protein, producing the protein MKLLEQLPGSTASNPLGPDEIYTRFVEWTEGRGLQLYAAQDEAIMELASGANVILATPTGSGKSLVAIAAHFEAMARGQRSYYTAPIKALVSEKFFALCDIFGAENVGMITGDSGVNQDAPIICCTAEILANIALREGASAELGAVIMDEFHFYSDPQRGWAWQVPLLELPQAQFLLMSATLGDVSRFEAGLTELTGRSTTTVSSAERPIPLHYYYHLTPVHETLEELLSTKQVPVYVVHFSQAEAIERAQNLMSINMCSRDEKDRIAELIAGFRFAAGFGKTLNRLVRHGIGVHHAGMLPKYRRLVEQLAQAGLLKVICGTDTLGVGINVPIRTVLLTALSKYDGVRTRSLNSREFHQIAGRAGRAGYDTAGTVVVQAPDHVVENTKAMAKATAKFGDDQKKLRQVVKKKPPEGFVSWGEPTFKRLVESVPEPLTSSFTVTHAMLLNLMERPGDPFQATRRLLSENHESRPAQLKLMKKALGIYRELLAAGVVERIPEDEQQSEGRSVRLTVHLQANFALNQPLSPFALAALELLDPESPSYALDVVSVIEATLEKPRQILSAQQKKARGEAVAAMKADGIEYEQRMAMLDEVTYPMPLAEILGEAFEVYRKAAPWVGDFELAPKSIIRDMYERAMNFGEFVQFYGLARSEGIVLRYLADGFRALRQTVPQDLLREDLEDLIAWLGELVRQVDSSLLDEWEELTSGLTPTPHDAPPPPPPLLTTNIRAFRVMVRNEMFRRVELFADEDSAALGELDADAGWDAERWEEVLDDYFDEHDDIGTGPDARGPGLLIITEEPGTWRVRQIFDDPAGNHDWGISADVDLAASDETGTAVVRVTNVNRL; encoded by the coding sequence ATGAAACTTCTTGAGCAGCTCCCTGGTTCCACCGCCTCCAACCCCTTGGGTCCGGATGAGATCTACACACGGTTCGTTGAGTGGACAGAGGGCCGCGGCTTGCAGTTGTATGCCGCCCAGGACGAGGCCATCATGGAACTCGCCTCTGGCGCCAACGTCATCCTGGCGACGCCTACGGGCTCGGGAAAATCGCTTGTTGCCATTGCAGCCCACTTCGAGGCCATGGCCCGCGGCCAACGAAGTTACTACACCGCTCCCATCAAGGCTTTGGTCTCGGAGAAGTTCTTCGCGCTCTGCGATATCTTCGGTGCCGAAAACGTTGGCATGATTACAGGCGACTCCGGCGTGAACCAGGATGCGCCGATTATTTGCTGCACCGCCGAGATCCTGGCCAATATTGCCCTCCGCGAGGGAGCCTCCGCGGAACTTGGCGCTGTGATCATGGATGAATTCCACTTTTACTCCGATCCCCAGCGCGGATGGGCCTGGCAGGTTCCCCTGCTCGAACTCCCCCAGGCCCAGTTCCTGCTCATGTCCGCGACGCTGGGCGACGTCAGCCGTTTCGAAGCCGGCCTCACTGAACTCACCGGCCGGTCCACCACAACCGTTAGCTCTGCGGAGCGACCGATTCCGCTGCATTACTACTATCACCTCACTCCGGTCCACGAGACCCTGGAAGAACTGCTCTCCACCAAGCAGGTCCCCGTCTACGTTGTGCACTTCAGCCAGGCAGAAGCGATCGAACGCGCCCAGAACCTGATGAGCATCAACATGTGCAGCCGGGATGAAAAGGACCGGATCGCAGAGCTCATCGCCGGCTTTCGGTTTGCCGCAGGCTTCGGAAAGACGCTCAACCGGTTGGTCCGCCATGGCATCGGTGTCCATCACGCCGGGATGTTGCCCAAGTACCGGCGTTTGGTGGAGCAACTCGCACAAGCCGGGCTCCTTAAGGTCATTTGCGGTACCGACACCCTGGGCGTGGGCATCAACGTTCCCATCCGTACGGTTCTGTTGACGGCGTTGAGCAAGTACGACGGCGTACGCACCAGATCGCTTAACTCGCGTGAGTTCCACCAGATTGCCGGCCGCGCCGGCCGCGCCGGGTACGACACCGCCGGTACCGTAGTGGTTCAGGCTCCTGACCACGTGGTGGAGAACACCAAAGCCATGGCCAAAGCCACCGCCAAATTTGGCGATGACCAGAAGAAACTGCGCCAAGTGGTCAAGAAAAAGCCTCCGGAAGGATTCGTTTCCTGGGGTGAGCCGACGTTCAAGCGCCTTGTGGAGTCCGTACCCGAGCCCTTGACTTCAAGTTTCACTGTCACCCACGCAATGCTGTTGAACCTCATGGAACGCCCCGGAGATCCTTTCCAGGCAACGCGGCGCTTGCTCAGCGAAAACCATGAGAGCCGTCCGGCGCAGTTGAAACTCATGAAGAAGGCCTTGGGAATCTACCGCGAACTGTTGGCCGCGGGTGTGGTTGAACGCATTCCGGAGGATGAACAACAGTCCGAAGGCCGTTCTGTCCGCTTGACGGTCCACTTGCAGGCCAACTTCGCCCTGAACCAACCGCTTTCTCCGTTTGCGCTTGCCGCGCTGGAACTGTTGGATCCAGAGTCGCCGTCGTATGCGCTGGATGTTGTTTCGGTTATCGAGGCCACGTTGGAGAAGCCGCGCCAGATTCTCTCTGCACAGCAGAAGAAGGCCCGTGGTGAGGCAGTTGCCGCCATGAAGGCTGACGGCATCGAATATGAGCAGCGCATGGCCATGCTCGACGAAGTGACGTACCCGATGCCCTTGGCGGAGATTCTCGGCGAGGCTTTCGAGGTGTACCGCAAGGCTGCCCCGTGGGTGGGCGACTTTGAGCTGGCGCCCAAATCAATCATCCGCGACATGTATGAACGTGCCATGAACTTCGGAGAGTTCGTGCAGTTCTACGGCCTGGCCCGCTCGGAGGGCATCGTCCTGCGCTACTTGGCGGATGGATTCCGTGCTCTCAGGCAGACCGTGCCCCAGGACTTGTTGCGCGAGGACCTCGAGGACCTCATCGCCTGGCTGGGTGAACTTGTCCGGCAAGTGGACTCCAGCCTCCTTGATGAGTGGGAGGAGCTCACGTCAGGGCTTACGCCTACACCGCACGACGCTCCCCCGCCACCGCCACCGCTTTTGACCACGAACATCCGGGCTTTCCGGGTCATGGTCCGGAACGAAATGTTCCGCAGGGTGGAGCTCTTCGCGGACGAAGACTCTGCCGCGCTGGGTGAGCTGGACGCCGACGCCGGCTGGGACGCCGAACGCTGGGAAGAGGTTCTGGACGACTACTTCGATGAACACGATGACATCGGCACGGGCCCCGATGCCCGTGGGCCCGGATTGCTTATCATCACCGAAGAACCCGGCACGTGGCGGGTCCGCCAGATCTTCGATGACCCCGCCGGAAACCACGACTGGGGCATCTCGGCCGATGTGGATCTCGCGGCTTCCGATGAGACGGGCACCGCTGTGGTTCGGGTGACGAACGTCAACCGGCTCTAG